From a single Octopus sinensis linkage group LG5, ASM634580v1, whole genome shotgun sequence genomic region:
- the LOC115211609 gene encoding BTB/POZ domain-containing protein 17 — translation MRRYSAQVQYPDPTKPPSGGVLDVNEDGDSTRKCKTTQSFETLFDSEALSDVVLNINEGELTFNAHKMILGMKSEVFTRLLNELTAVDDSPRLILKLHVDADCVQIFSRFLYFLYSGAVWLHREYVVPLYRLAVDYSVWPLISHCENYIMQILEKTIQYGYGTASFSIEVVSSLYESNIMPGQIRSQAFQVLCVCFTQLSCSKLWSSCSWEMVRDLIQSDDINADEDCILSAATGWMKDNKLQDKSKIQDILANIRYPMLNRRVLYHLLKNRAFQNFPYVAELVDGAVKYQCFKDLAEAHHEFTGVQYQRRKGQLPRSSQTVGTVPHQHIQSV, via the coding sequence ATGAGAAgatacagtgctcaagtgcagTATCCTGATCCCACCAAACCTCCCTCTGGTGGTGTACTGGATGTCAATGAAGATGGAGACAGTACTCGAAAATGCAAGACAACTCAGTCTTTTGAGACTTTATTTGATAGTGAAGCCCTCAGTGATGTGGTGCTTAATATCAACGAAGGTGAACTTACCTTCAATGCTCACAAAATGATACTTGGCATGAAAAGTGAGGTTTTTACACGCTTATTAAACGAACTTACTGCAGTAGATGACAGCCCCCGTCTAATACTTAAATTGCATGTTGATGCAGACTGTGTTCAAATTTTCAGccgatttctatattttctttatagtGGAGCAGTATGGTTACACCGAGAGTACGTAGTGCCATTATATCGGCTAGCTGTTGATTATTCTGTATGGCCTCTTATTAGCCACTGTGAGAATTATATAATGCAAATTCTTGAAAAGACTATACAGTATGGGTATGGAACAGCAAGCTTCAGCATTGAAGTGGTTAGTAGTTTATATGAATCAAACATTATGCCGGGCCAAATCCGATCTCAAGCATTCCAagttttatgtgtttgttttacccAGCTGTCTTGCAGTAAGCTTTGGTCTTCATGTTCATGGGAAATGGTCCGTGACTTGATCCAGAGTGATGATATAAATGCAGATGAGGATTGCATCCTCAGTGCTGCGACTGGATGGATGAAAGACAATAAACTCCAAGACAAGTCAAAAATCCAGGATATATTAGCAAATATTCGATATCCAATGCTAAACAGGCGGGTATTATACCACCTGTTAAAGAACAgggcttttcaaaattttccttaCGTTGCTGAacttgttgatggtgctgtgaaaTACCAGTGTTTTAAAGACCTTGCTGAGGCACATCACGAATTTACTGGAGTTCAGTATCAACGTAGGAAAGGACAATTACCAAGGAGTTCACAAACTGTTGGCACAGTTCCACATCAACATATACAATCAGTGTGA